A genomic stretch from Acidobacteriota bacterium includes:
- a CDS encoding ATP-binding protein, which yields MNRRRQHPERRLSHEQRVLVLALLAGLPSTVLAMALLWSGDSPPRVLWSLTLLTVGCWLAFSFAVRRRVAYPLQTLANLLSALREGDYSLRGRHTTVEDALDQLLMEVNDLSSTLHQQRLDAMEASALLRNVIDEIDIAVFAFDIGGGLRLVNRAGERLLGQTEGRLLARRAADLGLADWLEGPARRTVQRTFPGGFGRWAVRRSTFRLDGRQHQLLVITDLSQALREEERQAWRRLIRVLGHEINNSLAPIRSTAGTLRTLLSRGDGDPQEQEEDLQRGLGLIEDRSRSLGRFIAAYARLARLPPPRLKTVAVAERVRRAARLEPRLSIEVEEGPDLSVEADADQLDQALINLLRNAVDAALETGGGVRMGWRRRGRFLELWIEDEGPGLASTDNLFVPFFTTKPEGTGIGLVLSQQIAEAHGGNLTLENRHDGRGCVALLRLPCQESGAA from the coding sequence ATGAATCGCCGGCGGCAGCATCCGGAGCGGCGCCTCAGCCACGAGCAGCGCGTCCTGGTGCTGGCCCTGCTGGCGGGGCTTCCCTCCACCGTCCTGGCCATGGCGTTGCTGTGGTCCGGCGACTCGCCGCCGCGGGTGCTGTGGTCTCTGACCCTATTGACGGTAGGCTGCTGGTTGGCGTTTTCCTTCGCCGTCCGCCGCCGGGTCGCCTACCCGCTGCAAACCCTCGCCAACCTGCTGTCGGCTCTGCGCGAGGGGGATTATTCCCTGCGCGGCCGCCACACCACGGTCGAGGACGCCCTCGATCAGCTCTTGATGGAGGTCAACGACCTCAGCTCTACCCTCCATCAGCAGCGCCTCGACGCCATGGAGGCCTCGGCGTTACTGCGCAACGTCATCGACGAGATCGACATCGCGGTCTTCGCCTTCGACATCGGGGGTGGTTTGCGGTTGGTCAACCGTGCGGGGGAGAGGCTCCTGGGGCAGACCGAGGGGCGACTGCTGGCCCGGCGGGCGGCGGATCTCGGGCTGGCGGATTGGCTCGAGGGGCCCGCTCGCCGCACCGTGCAGCGCACCTTCCCCGGTGGTTTCGGGCGCTGGGCGGTGCGGCGGAGCACCTTTCGCCTCGACGGCCGCCAGCATCAGCTCTTGGTGATCACCGACCTCAGCCAGGCGCTCCGAGAAGAGGAGCGGCAGGCCTGGCGGCGCCTGATTCGGGTGCTCGGCCATGAGATCAACAACTCCCTGGCTCCCATCCGCTCCACCGCCGGGACCTTGCGCACCCTGCTCTCCCGCGGCGATGGCGATCCTCAAGAGCAAGAGGAGGATCTGCAGCGCGGTCTGGGGCTCATCGAGGACCGCTCCCGTTCCCTCGGGCGCTTCATCGCCGCCTACGCGCGCCTGGCCCGCCTGCCTCCGCCGAGGCTCAAGACCGTAGCGGTGGCAGAGCGAGTGCGCCGAGCGGCGCGCCTCGAGCCGCGCTTGAGCATTGAGGTAGAGGAGGGGCCGGATCTTTCGGTGGAGGCGGATGCGGATCAGCTGGATCAGGCTCTCATCAACCTGTTGCGCAACGCGGTGGATGCGGCGCTGGAGACCGGCGGCGGGGTGCGCATGGGCTGGCGCCGCCGCGGCCGCTTCCTCGAGCTGTGGATCGAGGACGAGGGCCCAGGCCTAGCCTCCACCGACAATCTCTTCGTTCCCTTCTTCACCACCAAGCCCGAAGGCACCGGCATCGGCTTGGTGCTCAGTCAGCAGATCGCGGAGGCCCATGGCGGAAACCTCACCCTGGAGAACCGCCACGACGGTCGCGGGTGTGTGGCGCTGCTGCGTTTGCCGTGCCAGGAGTCCGGCGCGGCCTGA
- a CDS encoding sigma-54 dependent transcriptional regulator — protein MSTSHHRPRALLADDQSDVLESLRLLLRSEGFEVTAVDSPAAVLAAVKEADFDVVLMDLNYARDTTSGREGLDLLQRLRRAEASLPVVVMTAWGSVELAVEAMRLGARDFVEKPWDNARLVSILRTQVELGRALRRGRRLEAENRMLREADEPTLIARSSAMEPVLELIEQVGPSDANVLITGENGTGKGVVARCLHAVSGRRDKPLISVNAGGLSPGLFESELFGHVRGAFTDAKTERVGRFEMADGGTLLLDEIANVPQPQQAKLLRVLETGEFERVGASRTQRVDVRVLSATNANLAVEVAEGRFRQDLLYRLNTIEIHVPPLRERRGDVEALAEFFLKRHREHYRKPIEGFEPDALELMASYSWPGNVRELDHAVERGVLMCRGEHIRSADLGLRSVDGPGLPGLEDLTLEEAERLLIKKALQRSDGNVKQAAEHLGLSRSALYRRLERHGL, from the coding sequence ATGAGCACCTCCCACCACCGCCCCCGAGCCCTTCTCGCCGACGACCAGAGCGACGTCCTGGAGTCCCTGCGGCTGCTGCTGCGCAGCGAGGGCTTCGAGGTCACCGCCGTCGATTCCCCCGCCGCGGTGCTGGCAGCGGTGAAGGAGGCGGATTTCGATGTCGTCCTGATGGATCTCAACTACGCCCGGGACACCACCTCCGGCCGCGAAGGGTTGGACCTGCTGCAGCGGCTGCGCCGCGCCGAAGCCTCGCTACCGGTAGTGGTGATGACCGCCTGGGGCAGCGTCGAGCTGGCGGTGGAGGCCATGCGTCTGGGGGCCCGGGACTTCGTCGAGAAGCCCTGGGACAATGCGCGCCTGGTGTCCATCCTGCGCACCCAGGTGGAGCTCGGCCGGGCGCTGCGGCGGGGGCGGCGACTAGAGGCCGAGAACCGCATGCTGCGGGAGGCCGACGAGCCGACCCTCATCGCCCGCTCCAGCGCCATGGAGCCGGTGCTGGAGCTCATCGAGCAGGTCGGTCCCTCCGACGCCAACGTATTGATCACCGGCGAGAACGGCACCGGCAAAGGGGTGGTGGCGCGCTGCCTCCACGCCGTGTCCGGGCGCCGGGATAAGCCGCTGATCTCGGTCAACGCCGGTGGTCTGTCGCCGGGGCTCTTCGAGAGCGAGCTCTTCGGTCACGTCCGCGGCGCTTTCACCGACGCCAAGACCGAGCGCGTCGGCCGGTTCGAGATGGCGGACGGCGGCACGCTACTGCTGGACGAGATCGCCAACGTTCCCCAACCCCAGCAGGCCAAGCTGCTGAGGGTTCTGGAAACCGGCGAGTTCGAGCGGGTGGGGGCCTCGCGAACCCAGCGGGTGGACGTGCGGGTGCTCTCCGCCACCAACGCCAACCTGGCGGTGGAGGTCGCCGAGGGCCGTTTCCGGCAGGATCTGCTCTACCGCCTCAACACCATCGAGATTCACGTGCCACCGTTGCGCGAGCGGCGGGGGGACGTGGAAGCTCTGGCGGAGTTCTTCCTCAAGCGTCATCGGGAGCACTACCGCAAGCCCATCGAAGGGTTCGAGCCCGACGCTCTGGAGCTGATGGCCTCTTACTCGTGGCCGGGCAATGTCCGCGAGCTCGACCACGCGGTGGAGCGCGGTGTCCTGATGTGCCGCGGTGAGCACATCCGCAGCGCCGATCTGGGCCTGCGGAGTGTCGACGGGCCGGGGTTGCCGGGGCTCGAGGATCTGACCCTGGAAGAGGCCGAGCGGCTGTTGATCAAGAAGGCGCTCCAGCGCAGCGACGGCAACGTCAAGCAGGCCGCCGAGCATTTGGGCTTGAGCCGCAGCGCTCTCTACCGGCGGCTCGAGCGCCACGGGTTGTGA
- a CDS encoding ABC transporter ATP-binding protein yields the protein MIRLRDVERYYDTPHGRTYVLRRIQLDVRRGQFVTIMGPSGAGKSSLLHILGLLDDGWKGEYLLDGQAVHELSRKQRTQLHRETIGFVFQRYHLLEDLTVYENLELPLSYQGVSRRERQARVADVLDRFRIVAKRDLYPPQLSGGQQQLVAVARAVITRPALILADEPTGNLHSTQGEEIMELFRELNEEGTTIVQVTHSEANAAYGDSVVQLLDGWIVED from the coding sequence TTGATTCGGCTGCGGGATGTCGAGCGTTACTACGACACCCCCCACGGCCGCACCTACGTGCTGCGCCGGATCCAGCTGGACGTCCGCCGGGGCCAGTTCGTCACCATCATGGGCCCGTCCGGGGCCGGCAAATCGTCGCTGCTCCACATCCTGGGACTGCTCGACGACGGCTGGAAGGGCGAGTATCTGCTCGACGGCCAGGCGGTGCACGAGCTGAGCCGCAAGCAGCGCACCCAGCTCCACCGCGAGACCATCGGCTTCGTCTTCCAGCGCTACCATCTGCTGGAAGATCTGACGGTGTACGAGAATCTGGAGCTGCCCCTCTCCTACCAGGGGGTGTCCCGCCGCGAGCGCCAGGCACGGGTGGCGGACGTTCTCGACCGCTTCCGCATCGTCGCCAAGCGCGATCTCTATCCGCCTCAGCTCTCCGGTGGCCAGCAGCAGCTGGTGGCGGTGGCGCGCGCGGTGATCACCCGGCCGGCGCTGATCCTCGCCGACGAGCCTACCGGCAATCTCCACTCCACCCAGGGGGAGGAGATCATGGAGCTCTTCCGGGAGCTCAACGAGGAAGGCACCACCATCGTCCAGGTCACCCATTCGGAGGCCAATGCAGCCTACGGTGACAGCGTCGTGCAGCTTCTCGACGGCTGGATCGTCGAGGATTGA
- a CDS encoding ABC transporter ATP-binding protein — MSEEKNVLIHLEDVTKVFLTDEVETHALAGIHLDINQGEYVSIAGPSGCGKSTLLSILGLLDTPSSGEYMLKGQPVANITLAERARIRNREIGFIFQAFNLIGDLTVYENVELPLTYRGMPSGERKQRVQKALERVGMAHRMKHYPSQLSGGQQQRVAVARAVVGDPAILLADEPTGNLDSTNGEAVMGLLKELHDAGATICMVTHDQRYASYASRTVHLFDGRIVDEDSAEVA, encoded by the coding sequence ATGAGCGAAGAGAAGAATGTTTTGATTCACCTGGAGGACGTCACCAAGGTCTTCCTCACCGACGAGGTGGAGACCCATGCCTTGGCGGGCATTCACCTGGACATCAACCAGGGCGAATACGTCTCCATCGCCGGCCCGTCCGGCTGTGGCAAGTCGACCCTGCTGTCGATTCTCGGCCTTTTGGACACCCCCAGCTCCGGCGAGTACATGCTCAAGGGGCAGCCGGTGGCCAACATCACCCTGGCGGAGCGGGCGCGGATTCGAAACCGCGAGATCGGCTTCATCTTCCAGGCCTTCAACCTCATCGGCGACCTCACCGTCTACGAGAACGTGGAGCTGCCCCTGACCTACCGCGGCATGCCCTCCGGCGAGCGCAAGCAGCGGGTGCAGAAGGCCCTGGAGCGGGTGGGAATGGCCCACCGCATGAAGCACTATCCGTCCCAGCTCTCCGGTGGTCAGCAGCAGCGCGTCGCCGTCGCCCGGGCGGTGGTGGGCGATCCCGCCATCCTGCTCGCCGACGAGCCCACCGGTAACCTCGACTCCACCAACGGCGAGGCGGTGATGGGCTTGCTCAAGGAGCTCCACGACGCCGGTGCCACTATCTGCATGGTGACTCACGATCAGCGTTACGCGAGCTACGCCAGCCGCACCGTGCACCTCTTCGACGGCCGCATCGTCGACGAGGACAGCGCCGAGGTTGCCTGA
- a CDS encoding HlyD family efflux transporter periplasmic adaptor subunit, which produces MVDIPREGFAEKKRRKRLIYGGLVVVALAVVWAAVASLEPAARTVDESTLWIGQVQRGEMLREVRGPGTLVPENVRWIGALTEGRVERIVVLPGAEVDADTVIMVLSNPSVERAAQDAEWELSAARADYEDLRVRLDSEYLNQQASAAAIEAEFREAQLEAEANEELSGDGLISEIELRRSQIRAKQLENRNRIEELRLKKTEESLTAQLGAAKARLGQAEGLAALRRQELEALEVRSPLEGVLQQVPVEEGQQVQPGTNLARVAQPGDLKAELRIAETQAKDILLGQPARIDTRNGIIDGKVVRIDPAAQDGTVLVDVELLGDLPRGARPQLSVDGTIEIERLDDVLYVQRPAYGQANSKIGLFKLVDDGGRAVRTQVELGRSSVSTFEIVSGLEEGDRVILSDTSAYDDEDRLRLK; this is translated from the coding sequence ATGGTCGATATTCCACGCGAAGGTTTTGCAGAAAAGAAACGCCGTAAGCGATTGATCTACGGCGGATTGGTAGTGGTTGCGCTGGCGGTGGTGTGGGCGGCGGTCGCCAGCCTGGAGCCGGCGGCCCGTACCGTCGACGAGTCGACACTGTGGATCGGACAGGTCCAGCGCGGCGAGATGTTACGCGAGGTGCGCGGCCCCGGGACCCTGGTGCCGGAGAACGTGCGCTGGATCGGCGCCCTCACCGAAGGCCGGGTCGAGCGCATCGTGGTGCTCCCGGGCGCCGAGGTGGACGCCGACACGGTGATCATGGTGCTGAGCAATCCCAGCGTCGAGCGCGCCGCGCAGGACGCCGAGTGGGAGCTCAGCGCTGCCCGTGCCGACTACGAAGACTTGAGGGTGCGGCTGGATAGCGAATATCTCAACCAGCAGGCTTCGGCGGCCGCCATCGAGGCGGAGTTCCGGGAAGCCCAGCTCGAGGCGGAGGCCAACGAGGAGCTTTCCGGTGACGGCCTGATCTCGGAGATCGAGCTGCGCCGCTCGCAGATCCGGGCCAAGCAGCTGGAGAATCGCAACCGCATCGAGGAGCTGCGCCTGAAGAAGACCGAGGAGTCGCTCACCGCTCAGCTGGGAGCCGCGAAGGCTCGCTTGGGGCAGGCCGAGGGACTGGCAGCCCTGCGCCGTCAGGAGCTCGAGGCGCTGGAAGTCCGTTCGCCACTGGAAGGCGTGTTGCAGCAGGTGCCGGTGGAAGAGGGCCAGCAGGTCCAGCCCGGCACGAACCTGGCGCGGGTCGCCCAACCCGGTGATCTGAAAGCCGAGCTGCGCATCGCCGAGACCCAGGCCAAGGACATCCTCCTGGGCCAGCCTGCGCGAATCGATACCCGCAACGGTATTATCGACGGCAAGGTAGTGCGTATCGACCCGGCGGCTCAGGACGGCACCGTGCTGGTGGACGTGGAGCTGCTCGGCGATCTGCCCCGGGGTGCCCGGCCGCAGTTGAGCGTCGACGGCACCATCGAGATCGAGCGTTTGGATGACGTCCTCTACGTCCAGCGTCCGGCTTACGGCCAGGCCAACAGCAAGATCGGCCTGTTCAAGCTGGTGGACGACGGAGGCCGCGCGGTGCGGACTCAGGTCGAGCTCGGCCGTAGCTCGGTGTCGACCTTCGAGATCGTTTCCGGTCTGGAAGAGGGAGATCGGGTGATCTTGTCCGACACTTCCGCCTACGACGACGAGGATCGCCTGCGGTTGAAATGA